The following coding sequences lie in one Miscanthus floridulus cultivar M001 chromosome 9, ASM1932011v1, whole genome shotgun sequence genomic window:
- the LOC136479673 gene encoding uncharacterized protein encodes MKIIAWNYRGLRNSATVHGLLNAQKEDPDILFLSKTKMDRVRIQGFRWKLGLTNMMSKGCYGKCGGLAIFWRSGIDLHVWQISRMHIDAEVKEADGFVWRLTGFYEVSATKKKVLLWKAMCTLNAMRRCPWLCVGDFNEVLVEGEKEGGPKRKHIYMDSFKEAPKDCDLNDLGFEGDPFTWRNNSHTSEHYIRERLDRVLAYGERIARFPLYRVINGEPRHSDHRPIIMDTNSLVRRGNQGETACVLF; translated from the coding sequence ATGAAGATTATTGCTTGGAACTATCGTGGATTGAGGAACAGCGCGACAGTTCATGGCCTTCTAAACGCTCAAAAGGAGGACCCCGACATTCTCTTCTTGTCTAAAACCAAGATGGACAGGGTGAGGATACAAGGCTTTAGGTGGAAATTGGGGCTCACAAACATGATGTCGAAAGGTTGTTATGGGAAGTGTGGTGGATTAGCAATCTTTTGGCGGTCAGGAATTGATTTGCATGTGTGGCAGATTTCGCGTATGCACATCGATGCGGAGGTAAAAGAGGCAGATGGTTTTGTGTGGAGGCTCACGGGCTTCTATGAGGTGTCAGCGACTAAGAAGAAGGTGTTGTTATGGAAGGCGATGTGTACTCTAAATGCAATGAGGCGCTGTCCATGGCTCTGTGTTGGTGATTTCAATGAGGTGCTAGTGGAGGGCGAGAAGGAAGGAGGTCCTAAAAGGAAGCACATCTACATGGATAGTTTTAAGGAAGCACCGAAGGATTGTGATCTAAATGACCTAGGATTTGAGGGTGACCCTTTCACGTGGCGAAATAATAGCCATACCAGCGAGCACTACATCCGTGAGCGACTGGATAGGGTTTTGGCTTATGGAGAGCGGATCGCAAGATTTCCACTCTACCGGGTgataaatggtgaaccaagacaTTCAGATCATCGTCCCATCATCATGGATACAAATTCACTAGTGAGGAGGGGCAACCAGGGGGAGACAGCATGTGTTCTATTTTGA